Proteins from one Malassezia vespertilionis chromosome 2, complete sequence genomic window:
- a CDS encoding cytochrome-b5 reductase (EggNog:ENOG503P0NI; TransMembrane:1 (i29-50o); COG:C; COG:H), with the protein MLGQRTALRCHAPRAARPYSTEAAARLQLWHVSGVATLGLVCAAATWYFLAPATPAEPAPDCYAPLQLVASGTLPSPGSQKFDVNDMNVHRYMLLRSQHASGVSREIAGPFAADAHDPRRLLAIYSYYIQEPSLQIERPYTPLSLFSRNDPSTLLFLYKRYASGEVSRYLNRLPPGASVRIRGPIPTWYLSRNTPIPNEIVMIVAGTGICTATQLLSNVFGTAQDRHALHAATPKITVLYAAQALDTLELLPELAKYEARFPDHVRIGLWSESVAPGTGTLSAPASEPISARVDALLGRHKSWWNVFGQASAPNRYALTLENTKSLPLVHGRIGKDDLARWCEPGKPGERIVLVCGPDGIKGN; encoded by the exons ATGCTTGGGCAGCGGACGGCGCTTCGgtgccatgcgccgcgcgcggcacggccCTACTCGACAGaagccgcagcgcgtctACAGCTATGGCACGTATCCGGTGTAGCGACGCTTGGGCTTGTGTGTGCGGCCGCGACGTGGTACTTTCTTGCGCCGGCGACCCCCGCAGAGCCTGCGCCGGACTGTTACGCGCCGCTTCAGCTCGTCGCGAGCGGCACACTGCCGAGTCCCGGCTCGCAAAAGTTTGATGTAAATGATATGAATGTGCACCGGTACATGCTGCTGCGGTCGCAGCACGCATCTGGCGTTTCGCGCGAGATTGCAGGGCCATTCGCTGCCGACGCACACGATCCGCGCAGGCTGCTTGCCATCTATTCCTACTACATCCAGGAGCCATCGCTGCAGATAGAGCGGCCGTATACGCCGCTATCTCTGTTTTCACGCAACGATCCATCTACGCTGTTGTTTCTGTACAAGCGGTACGCGAGTGGGGAAGTTTCGCGATACCTCAATCGCTTGCCGCCCGGCGCGTCTGTGCGAATCCGTGGTCCTATTCCCACATGGTACCTGTCGCGCAATACGCCCATCCCCAATGAGATTGTAATGATTGTTGCCGGCACAGGCATCTGTACAGCCACACAATTGCTTTCCAACGTGTTTGGCACTGCACAAGAtcggcatgcgctgcatgccgcgACACCCAAGATCACTGTGTTgtacgcagcgcaggcCCTCGATACGCTAGAGCTTTTGCCAGAGCTTGCCAAATATGAGGCGCGATTTCCCGACCATGTGCGCATCGGTCTCTGGAGCGAGAGTGTTGCGCCTGGCACGGGCACCCTCTCCGCGCCTGCGTCCGAGCCGATATCTGCACGCGTCGACGCACTTTTAGGGCGGCACAAATCATGGTGGAACGTCTTTGGCCAAGCGAGTGCGCCGAATAGGTATGCACTGACACTGGAAAATACGAAATCATTGCCTCTCGTGCACGGTCGCATTGGCAAAGATGATCTCGCGCGCTGGTGCGAGCCTGGGAAGCCGGGAGAGCGCATTGTGCTTGTGTGTGGCCCCGATGG GATCAAGGGAAACTAG
- a CDS encoding uncharacterized protein (EggNog:ENOG503P63N; COG:S): MTLLAQSHIPDADEASLSDILYVLLQCEARDAMRLAEQSRAAMQELPGDSRPVTYDALIDVARFCVEEEPGWAVADRVALLNGCPLVDAPFSPSDPPTKRLSRLRMKYEERFPHLRFISAVPQHSATELVGELEALLQHSTGICASGSAPWLGELERTLEALWDRAVARAIELEQGKIDTSMLTPSTTQAGAAGVANGEVDMDEPFLNLAYFRAVAVSAPTLQQFFEHALPSSFKLEEVHRSTTGAAFAWHAAPVVSRSALPKAVPSTTGPEAQAGPNADGTVSFAATILHGGAASLAHDTPASYSRDITTGTRGKVVGFLGSLLGEEGKTRMDALADQVALRLQTHSVKGPLPSFAEESTGSPSKSKGNTWGAALLRGTSAAAGAIVEPGTRTGLGGRLAGAFKWSSDNADAHHKDTEQSAPTDISTHDTDAVDQGAAAALESLRVANETLAQERDTFIIDEVAPHDLSADADEEEAMSDVEAALDPLHDSVSKADSTVSEYAGPPTGQLEGLEAQRMKGMYWTQPPKILADN, encoded by the coding sequence ATGACGCTTCTTGCCCAGTCGCATATTCCCGATGCCGACGAGGCGTCGCTTTCTGATATACTATATGTGCTACTACAGTGTGAAGCGCGAGATGCAATGAGGCTTGCGGAACAGAGCCGTGCTGCGATGCAAGAATTGCCCGGCGATAGTCGGCCTGTTACGTACGATGCTCTCATTGATGTCGCACGCTTTTGTGTGGAAGAAGAGCCTGGGTGGGCTGTAGCTGATAGAGTAGCATTGCTTAACGGATGCCCTCTTGTGGACGCGCCCTTTTCTCCGTCAGATCCACCTACGAAGCGGCTCTCCCGCCTGCGGATGAAGTACGAAGAACGGTTCCCCCACCTGCGCTTTATTTCTGCCGTACCACAGCACTCTGCCACGGAACTagtcggcgagctggaagcCCTCTTGCAGCACTCGACTGGAATTTGCGCTTCTGGCTCGGCACCATGGCTAGGCGAGttggagcgcacgctcgaaGCGCTTTGGgaccgcgccgtggcgcgcgcgatcgaATTAGAGCAAGGAAAAATTGATACCTCCATGCTTACGCCGAGCACTACGCAGGCCGGGGCGGCTGGTGTTGCGAACGGCGAGGTCGACATGGACGAGCCGTTCCTCAACCTCGCTTACTTCCGCGCAGTCGCAGTCTCTGCGCCAACTTTACAGCAGTTTTTTGAGCACGCTCTTCCTTCGTCTTTTAAGCTGGAGGAGGTGCATCGCTCCACCACAGGCGCGGCATTTGCatggcacgcagcgcctgtCGTATCGCGCAGTGCCCTGCCAAAAGCCGTGCCTAGCACAACGGGCCCAGAAGCACAAGCGGGTCCCAACGCAGACGGTACAGTCTCTTTTGCTGCAACGATTCTAcacggcggcgctgcaagcttggcgcacgATACGCCCGCGAGCTACTCGCGTGACATCACGACGGGCACGCGGGGCAAAGTCGTTGGCTTTCTCGGCAGCCTGCTTGGCGAGGAAGGCAAGACACGCATGGATGCACTCGCAGATCAAGTCGCTTTGCGTCTTCAAACACACTCGGTCAAAGGGCCGCTCCCAAGCTTTGCCGAGGAATCCACAGGGTCACCAAGCAAGTCAAAAGGGAATACATGGGGTGCTGCACTTCTACGGGGCACGTCGGCTGCTGCAGGCGCTATCGTCGAGCCAGGCACACGTACGGGTCTAGGCGGGCGCCTCGCTGGCGCTTTCAAATGGTCGTCAGACAACGCCGATGCACATCATAAGGATACAGAACAGTCTGCGCCTACGGACATAAGCACGCACGATACTGATGCTGTggaccaaggcgcggcCGCCGCACTTGAAAGTCTGCGTGTGGCTAACGAAACACTGGCGCAGGAACGCGATACGTTTATCATAGACGAAGTCGCCCCGCACGATCTAAGCGCCGATgcggacgaggaggaggccATGAGCGATGTGGAGGCCGCCTTAGATCCCCTACATGATTCAGTGTCAAAAGCCGACTCGACCGTTTCAGAATATGCAGGTCCCCCAACGGGACAACTAGAGGGGTTGGAGGCACAACGCATGAAAGGTATGTATTGGACGCAGCCGCCCAAAATTTTGGCAGATAACTGA
- the MET14 gene encoding adenylyl-sulfate kinase (EggNog:ENOG503NW9X; COG:F) — translation MATNITFHPGTVSYGERNELLKQCGATIWLTGLSASGKSTIATALEQHLLHLHKSAYRLDGDNIRFGLNKDLGFSPKDREENIRRISEVSLLFAASTTISITSFISPYKADRDFARELHAKHDPALPFIEVFVDASIEECERRDPKGLYKKAKAGEIKEFTGISAPYEAPEKAEIHIDADKTSVEKSVEIIAKYLVEKGVIQT, via the exons ATGGCTACAAACATTACTTTTCACCCCGGCACTGTCTCGtatggcgagcgcaatgaGCTTTTGAAACAGTGCGGTGCTACAATTTGGCTCACAGGTCTTTCTGCGTCCGGAAAGTCGACTATTGCCACGGCATTGGAGCAGCACTTGCTCCATTTGCACAAGTCCGCGTACCGTTTGGACGGTGATAACATCCGCTTTGGCCTGAACAAGGATCTGGGATTTTCTCCCAAGGATCGCGAGGAAAATATTCGCCGTATTTCGGAAGTGTCGCTCCTTTTTGCTGCGTCGACAACGATTTCGATCACTTCGTTCATCTCCCCGTACAAGGCCGATCGTGACTTTGCACGCGAGCTACACGCAAAGCACGATCCCGCACTGCCATTTATTGAGGTGTTTGTCGATGCCAGCATTGAAGAATGTGAACGTCGCGACCCCAAGGGCCTGTACAAAAAGGCCAAGGCTGGCGAGATCAAAG AGTTCACCGGTATTTCTGCCCCTTATGAGGCGCCCGAAAAGGCCGAGATTCACATCGATGCCGATAAGACGAGTGTGGAGAAAAGCGTAGAGATCATCGCCAAGTACCTGGTTGAGAAAGGCGTCATCCAAACCTGA
- a CDS encoding uncharacterized protein (EggNog:ENOG503NZRD; COG:B; COG:D), with amino-acid sequence MTGERAQEADQIKVDLDEAARLYALKKYESCADILAETLETLYLAPVLHQYGRALLEHVIFTAGALGGDGDGVDVPSANEAVAAKKVDADESKSAGKRKSIHYDPEPAEAEEEEEDDDLAVAFTVLDLARVIYERILDMSADSHTSSEQASPKLILLTGETMEKNALIAELADVHNDLGDVGLETENFEQASTDYNDALELLKPLLSPYSRRLSDAYLRLGLALEFHPDVTRRTNAQPNVEHAAAILRCRLDVLQDPSKAQESTYFAKDRLSTLDQDARNYEIKDVEEVLKDLDAKVEEMKSTPAAAINQEGKLADPKLEEAIRDAFMSAAASALGETMPSSSNDVPVNDLSARVKRKKKN; translated from the exons ATGACCGGCGAACGTGCGCAGGAAGCCGACCAAATCAAAGTGGATCTTGACGAGGCCGCACGCCTCTATGCACTGAAAAAATACGAGTCGTGTGCCGACATTTTGGCGGAAACTCTCGAAACCCTGTAT CTTGCACCCGTGCTGCATCAGTACGGCcgtgcgctcctcgagcatGTGATTTTTACAGCAGGAGCATTGGGGGGCGATGGTGATGGCGTGGATGTGCCCTCGGCGAACGAAGCGGTCGCTGCGAAGAAGGTAGATGCGGACGAGTCCAAATCTGCAGGCAAACGAAAATCTATTCACTACGATCCTGAGCCCGCTGAGGCtgaggaagaagaggaagatgATGATCTCGCCGTCGCGTTCACTGTACTGGATCTTGCACGCGTAATTTATGAGCGCATCCTGGACATGTCCGCGGACAGTCATACGTCATCGGAGCAAGCATCTCCGAAACTCATACTGCTAACGGGAGAGACAATGGAGAAGAATGCGTTGATTGCGGAGCTTGCTGACGTACACAATGATCTCGGCGATGTCGGGCTGGAGACGGAGAACTTTGAGCAAGCATCGACAGATTACAACGACGCACTGGAGCTATTGAAGCCGCTTCTTTCGCCCTACTCTCGACGCCTATCGGATGCCTACTTGCGTCTTGGCCTTGCACTGGAGTTTCACCCGGACGttacgcgccgcacaaacGCACAACCCAATGTggagcacgccgcagcgatTCTGCGCTGCCGCCTGGACGTGCTGCAGGACCCAAGCAAAGCCCAGGAATCTACCTACTTCGCGAAAGACCGTCTGTCGACCCTTGACCAGGACGCACGCAATTACGAGATCAAAGACGTGGAAGAAGTACTGAAGGACCTGGATGCTAAAGTGGAGGAAATGAAATCGACGCCTGCGGCTGCAATCAACCAAGAGGGCAAACTGGCAGATCCCAAGTTGGAAGAAGCGATCCGTGACGCGTTCATGAgtgctgctgcgtctgCACTTGGTGAGACCATGCCAAGCAGTTCAAATGACGTGCCTGTGAACGACctcagcgcgcgcgtcaaACGCAAGAAAAAGAATTAG
- a CDS encoding uncharacterized protein (EggNog:ENOG503NYEK; COG:S) yields the protein MQHVPYVNLMPETFDTPLHYTEAELQLLQDTSLYHNTMQRLERTAENAERGWAWLHSACRDAHDPIFAHVLSPIDKHRWLSLWRWADDVYGSRSFPAHLAGWEGMQGQEPVLIPGLDSFNHGRGVPVTWEKNDGITLLLRSSIPANAQVLNNYGAKSNEELLAAYGFVQADGPDDVLVLALRAQEKAQSAMFYWKRSDDSPPQALLDALRRQMGFAPNEAQATCDANIASLLQEAQVVEALERFLQQRSKAFQHSHAEAEDAVPWSKDGDSVRERVLSSILEYRRGQARLLDQALDWTEAKLDAILAALDKKGYTIGG from the exons ATGCAGCATGTACCGTACGTGAATTTAATGCCAGAAACATTCGATACCCCATTACATTATACAGAGGCCGAGCTGCAGCTTTTGCAAGACACGTCGCTGTATCACAATaccatgcagcgccttgagcGCACGGCGGAAAACGCGGAACGTGGGTGGGCATGGCTCCACAGTGCATGCAGAGATGCACACGATCCTATATTTGCACACGTCTTGTCGCCAATCGACAAGCACCGCTGGCTATCGCTTTGGCGGTGGGCCGATGACGTGTACGGTAGCCGCAGTTTTCCTGCGCACCTGGCTGGATGGGAAGGCATGCAAGGACAAGAGCCAGTCCTGATTCCTGGCCTCGACTCTTTCAATCATGGCCGAGGCGTGCCTGTAACGTGGGAAAAGAATGATGGCATAACATTGCTACTTCGGAGCAGCATACCAGCGAATGCTCAGGTGCTCAACAACTATGGCGCAAAGAGTAACGAGGAGCTCCTCGCTGCATACGGCTTCGTCCAGGCAGACGGGCCAGATGATGTGCTTGTCCTGGCGTTGCGTGCCCAGGAAAAAGCGCAAAGTGCCATGTTTTATTGGAAACGTTCAGATGACAGCCCACCGCAAGCATTGCTGGATGCCTTGCGGCGACAGATGGGATTCGCACCGAACGAGGCTCAAGCGACTTGCGATGCCAACATCGCGTCTCTGTTGCAGGAAGCGCAGGTGGTAGAGGCACTGGAACGCTTTCTCCAGCAGCGTAGCAAGGCATTCCAGCACTCGCATGCAGAAGCAGAGGATGCTGTACCATGGTCAAAAGATGGGGACAGCGTGCGTGAGCGAGTATTGTCGTCCATTTTGGAATATCGTCGAG GACAAGCGAGATTGTTAGACCAGGCGCTAGATTGGACAGAAGCCAAGCTGGATGCAATCCTTGCCGCACTGGACAAAAAAGGCTACACCATCGGAGGATAG
- a CDS encoding RING-type E3 ubiquitin transferase (BUSCO:EOG092614ZG; EggNog:ENOG503NV00; COG:O), protein MCKVALPRYHIHVTEYTGAVSEPQLPLDLFKHPVRLSEPQVPSTEKDNFDSRLGHVEVHFISPTPHVDRAMLHSAPDNTARGRFIEQDSFLVEPQDGCAHDARVKDQVRVAFGIVHLFRSIEGDAHRGECDVDAAKESENTDAIGTVLCMLSVPFSMTVTSLLDFIEPALGAIQHIRLVRQIEEERCLVLVKFRETLDAEEFYKMYNGQPYSELDLFETCQLVYVTGVTASPASSIAHAYPLLSDTEPWPVIGAKEVANDPQLHALSPFEHGAGLRRAAYELPTCPVCLERLDSSLSGLVTVACQHAFHTACLHRWSDSRCPVCRYTTGVTESGPQASLKSAHPTCCRVCETRSNVWLCLICANVGCGRYKAGHAQAHFKETGHLYSLELETQRVWDYAGDGYVHRLIQGKADGKLVELPSASSVPAATPNRAWNERYPGFSESASRSLSLEQLNHTGNMDVLNEKMGAIGLEYSNMIVSQLDSQRIYYEGLLAATRAERVPREEKDKWRTETEAARAQCTALEAEMTRCRSDQHKHETQLRRALESMRTLRKQYDDEKSVSDGLYQHVQKLQAEQASLKSKVQELGEELRDMMFFVSARDKIEDLDQGAAPESGKGGDAFIPPPKPAKGKKRT, encoded by the coding sequence ATGTGCAAGGTGGCGCTTCCACGGTATCATATCCACGTAACAGAGTATACGGGCGCTGTAAGCGAACCACAGCTTCCACTTGACTTGTTCAAGCATCCAGTGCGCCTGTCGGAGCCACAGGTCCCAAGCACAGAGAAAGACAATTTTGATTCACGACTCGGGCACGTAGAGGTGCACTTTATTTCTCCTACGCCTCACGTCGACAGGGCCATGCTGCACAGTGCACCAGACAATACCGCGCGAGGAAGGTTTATTGAGCAAGATTCCTTCCTTGTGGAGCCCCAAGATGGGTGTGCACACGACGCACGCGTCAAGGACCAAGTCCGTGTTGCATTTGGCATTGTGCATCTATTTCGCTCCATTGAGGGGGATGCACACAGAGGGGAATGTGACGTCGATGCAGCGAAAGAGTCAGAGAACACGGACGCGATCGGCACCGTGCTTTGCATGCTTTCCGTGCCCTTCTCCATGACCGTAACCTCCCTGCTTGATTTTATTGAgccggcgcttggcgccaTACAGCATATACGTCTTGTGCGCCAGATAGAGGAGGAACGGTGTCTGGTGCTTGTCAAATTTCGCGAAACGCTGGATGCCGAAGAGTTTTACAAAATGTACAATGGCCAGCCTTACAGCGAGCTGGACCTTTTTGAAACGTGCCAGCTGGTCTACGTCACGGGCGTTACTGCGTCTCCAGCAAGCTCGATTGCGCATGCGTACCCACTCCTGTCCGATACAGAGCCATGGCCCGTGATTGGTGCGAAAGAAGTCGCAAACGATCCTCAGCTTCACGCGCTCTCTCCTTTTGAACACGGCGCGGGCcttcgtcgcgctgcgtacgAGCTGCCGACGTGCCCAGTTTGTCTCGAGCGGCTAGACTCCAGCTTATCTGGCCTTGTAACCGTTGCGTGCCAGCACGCATTTCACACCGCATGCCTGCACCGTTGGTCGGATAGCCGCTGCCCGGTATGCCGCTACACCACCGGTGTCACCGAATCAGGGCCCCAAGCGAGTTTGAAAAGCGCGCATCCTACATGCTGTCGCGTGTGTGAGACAAGGAGCAATGTATGGTTGTGCCTGATTTGCGCCAACGTAGGGTGTGGCAGGTACAAGGCAGGTcacgcacaagcgcacTTTAAAGAGACCGGTCATTTGTACAGCTTGGAGCTGGAGACACAACGTGTGTGGGACTATGCAGGCGATGGCTACGTACATCGACTTATTCAGGGCAAGGCGGACGGGAAGCTGGTCGAGCTGCCCTCCGCATCGAGCGTTCCAGCTGCAACGCCGAACCGTGCATGGAATGAACGCTATCCCGGCTTTTCAGAAAGTGCATCACGCTCGCTTTCCTTGGAGCAATTAAATCACACGGGCAATATGGATGTACTGAACGAGAAGATGGGCGCGATTGGACTTGAATACTCCAATATGATCGTCTCGCAGCTTGATTCGCAACGCATCTACTATGAAGGCCTTCTCGCTGCCActcgcgccgagcgtgtcCCGCGCGAAGAAAAAGACAAGTGGCGCACCGAGACcgaagcagcgcgagcacaaTGCACAGCTCTCGAAGCGGAAATGACGCGGTGCCGCTCTGACCAACACAAGCACGAGACGCaactgcgccgtgcactgGAGAGTATGCGTacactgcgcaagcagtACGACGATGAAAAGAGTGTATCGGATGGACTCTACCAGCATGTACAGAAACTGCAAGCGGAACAGGCAAGCCTCAAGTCCAAGGTGCAGGAGCTGGGCGAGGAGCTGCGAGATATGATGTTTTTTGTCAGTGCACGGGACAAGATCGAGGATTTGGACCAGGGAGCAGCACCAGAGTCGGGTAAAGGTGGCGATGCATTCATCCCACCGCCTAAGCCAGCAAAAGGGAAGAAGCGGACGTAA
- the IKS1 gene encoding putative serine/threonine-protein kinase iks1 (TransMembrane:3 (o389-406i515-541o561-580i); COG:T; EggNog:ENOG503NXZF), producing the protein MELVPVVSHETDPGNLQLVLRTKNDAVLYDPVMRQVILCSGSAHEWRDAALPQSPERMRQLPWKETHTCPTCKQPLQYDDSVHEDEEIGTPHTAPHYFRLLSETSVGRSSAPAHTNMTPLSIDATNQGYYARFFVELGRLGRGARGTVWLCQHVLNGHRLGTYAVKKIPVGDYSESLLRSLGEVHLMESLDHPNVIHYKHAWIETAQTSAFTPCVPTLHVLMMAANGGSLADWIAARSGAKSDADAPEDTVSSVSSARVARLKAEFRQQRDAAKRHENTSASQRSSIHFLREEDIVKLLRDIAQGLGFLHDRGILHLDIKPENVLLHWDDDALLPTAMLSDFGSSLPFHENYTRERTGYTGTLEYMAPEVVGPDVHTGQLQELNSKADVWSLGIIFFLLIFLDIPYSHVDDIARLRHEILAFRGLEQLLKRRGWVSRYAAIHPSLTHLLARMLDVDAHKRPSCSEVLHILDTYAAASTYANTTVPRRPSFRGVLENAQREVQHSPDTTHAWSRSIAVVLLVYTQFFMMEFAYVGTPIWRWIREPLLLLGLVQVLYTNYDKRIVAPLSVWALCLAAAIVRVV; encoded by the coding sequence ATGGAGCTTGTCCCAGTGGTGTCGCACGAGACGGACCCTGGGAACTTGCAGCTTGTGCTGCGTACGAAGAACGATGCGGTTTTATACGACCCGGTGATGCGCCAGGTAATTCTCTGTTCAGGAAGCGCGCACGAGTGgagagacgctgcgcttccgCAGTCGCCAGAGCGAATGCGCCAGTTACCATGGAAGGAGACGCACACATGCCCGACATGTAAGCAGCCACTGCAGTACGATGATTCAGTACATGAAGACGAAGAGATTGGGACGCCACATACTGCGCCGCATTATTTCCGCCTCCTCTCCGAGACGTCTGTGGGCAGGTCGTCGGCGCCTGCACACACGAACATGACCCCACTTAGTATAGATGCTACAAACCAGGGATACTATGCACGATTTTTTGTTGAGCTAGGCCGTcttggacgcggcgcacgcggaaCGGTATGGCTGTGCCAGCACGTTTTAAACGGCCATCGCCTGGGCACGTACGCTGTGAAAAAGATCCCTGTGGGCGATTACAGCGAGAGTTTGCTACGTTcgctcggcgaggtgcACCTTATGGAATCATTGGACCACCCCAATGTCATTCACTACAAGCACGCATGGATCGAGACGGCACAGACAAGCGCCTTTACGCCGTGTGTGCCTACCCTGCACGTCTTGATGATGGCTGCTAACGGCGGCAGCCTTGCCGATTGGATTGCGGCACGCTCCGGAGCAAAGAGCGATGCGGACGCCCCGGAAGATACAGTATCGAGTGTGTCATCTGCCCGTGTCGCACGCCTTAAAGCCGAGTTtcgccagcagcgcgacgcagcgaaACGCCACGAAAACaccagcgcatcgcagcgctcgagcatcCACTTTCTGCGCGAAGAAGACATTGTCAAGCTTTTGCGTGACATCGCGCAGGGCCTGGGCTTTTTGCACGACCGCGGCATTCTGCACCTGGACATCAAGCCCGAGAATGTGCTTTTGCATTgggacgacgacgcgctgcttccCACTGCGATGCTCAGCGACTTTGGCTCCTCGTTGCCCTTCCACGAAAACTacacgcgcgagcgcacagGATACACGGGCACGCTCGAGTACATGGCACCGGAGGTTGTGGGGCCCGACGTCCACACTGGCCAGCTGCAGGAACTGAACAGCAAAGCCGATGTGTGGTCTTTGGGCATCATTTTCTTCCTCCTCATTTTTCTTGACATTCCCTACTCCCACGTAGACGACATTGCTCGACTGCGCCACGAGATTCTCGCTTTTCGTGgactcgagcagctgctcaagcgCAGAGGATGGGTCTCGCGCTACGCCGCAATTCATCCCAGCCTCACCCacttgcttgcgcgcatgctcgacgtCGATGCACACAAACggccgagctgcagcgaAGTGCTGCACATCCTTGACACATATGCAGCTGCATCGACGTATGCAAACACCACTGTGCCACGCCGCCCCTCGTttcgcggcgtgctggaaaATGCACAGAGAGAAGTGCAACACAGTCCTGATACGACCCACGCCTGGAGTCGATCCATCGCGGTTGTCCTCCTCGTATATACCCAATTTTTCATGATGGAGTTTGCCTATGTCGGCACACCTATTTGGCGGTGGATCCGCGAGCCGCTGCTCCTTTTGGGACTTGTCCAAGTCCTCTACACCAACTACGACAAGCGCATTGTTGCCCCGCTGAGTGTATGGGCGCTGTGTCTGGCAGCGGCCATTGTGCGTGTCGTGTGA